The proteins below come from a single Miscanthus floridulus cultivar M001 chromosome 1, ASM1932011v1, whole genome shotgun sequence genomic window:
- the LOC136543199 gene encoding probable serine/threonine-protein kinase At1g54610 produces the protein MGCVHGRPSAPSPDHPPQPPEPPAPAAAQEAAGKAEQPAAPAEKPARRERRSRSSRSGLGPGPSFANRARGEQVAAGWPAWLSAVAGEAIDGWTPRRADSFEKIDKIGQGTYSNVYKARDTVSGKIVALKKVRFDNLEPESVRFMAREILILRRLDHPNVVKLDGLVTSRMSCSLYLVFEYMEHDLAGLAASPEIKFTEPQVKCYMHQLLSGLKHCHDRGVLHRDIKGSNLLLDNNGMLKIADFGLASFFDPDRKQPMTSRVVTLWYRPPELLLGATDYGVGVDLWSAGCILAELLAGRPIMPGRTEVEQLHKIFKLCGSPTEEYWKKSKLPHATIFKPQQPYKRRIRETFKDFPQSALQLIETLLAIDPADRLTATSALRSDFFTTEPFACEPSSLPKYPPSKEIDAKRRDEEARRLRAGGGRANGDGAKKTRTRDRPKAVPAPEANAELQVNIDKRRFITHANAKSKSEKFPPPHQDGAVGVPLDTSNHMDPLYEPPDPSSFSTVFTYEKGAVPTWSGPLVDPAAVVNQKRKHKSGRSSKQPTTARAQ, from the exons ATGGGCTGCGTCCACGGTCGCCCCTCCGCGCCCAGCCCCGACCACCCGCCGCAGCCGCCCGAGCCGCCAGCCCCCGCGGCGGCGCAGGAGGCCGCCGGGAAGGCCGAGCAGCCGGCGGCGCCAGCGGAGAAGCCGGCCCGGCGGGAGAGGCGCTCCCGCTCGTCGCGCAGCGGCCTCGGCCCCGGCCCCAGCTTCGCCAACAGGGCGCGCGGGGAGCAGGTCGCCGCCGGCTGGCCCGCCTGGCTCTCCGCCGTCGCCGGCGAGGCCATCGACGGATGGACCCCGCGCCGCGCCGACTCCTTCGAGAAGATTGACAAG ATCGGCCAGGGCACGTACAGCAACGTGTACAAGGCGCGCGACACGGTGAGCGGCAAGATCGTGGCGCTCAAGAAGGTGCGCTTCGACAACCTCGAGCCCGAGAGCGTCCGCTTCATGGCCCGCGAGATCCTCATCCTCCGACGCCTCGACCACCCCAACGTCGTCAAGCTCGACGGCCTCGTCACCTCCCGCATGTCCTGCAGCCTCTACCTCGTCTTCGAGTACATGGAGCACGACCTCGCGGGCCTCGCCGCCAGCCCGGAAATCAAGTTCACTGAGCCACAG GTTAAGTGCTATATGCATCAGTTGCTGTCGGGTCTGAAGCACTGCCACGACCGCGGCGTGCTGCACCGGGACATCAAGGGCTCGAATCTGCTTCTGGACAACAATGGCATGCTGAAGATTGCAGATTTTGGTCTCGCGTCATTCTTCGACCCAGACCGTAAACAGCCGATGACGAGCCGGGTGGTGACCCTATGGTACCGGCCACCCGAGCTACTTCTCGGCGCAACGGATTACGGGGTGGGTGTGGACCTGTGGAGCGCAGGGTGTATCCTGGCCGAGTTGCTCGCTGGGAGGCCAATTATGCCAGGACGAACAGAG GTGGAACAGCTGCATAAAATTTTTAAGTTGTGTGGCTCACCAACAGAAGAATATTGGAAAAAGTCAAAGCTGCCTCATGCTACAATATTTAAGCCTCAGCAACCGTACAAAAGGCGAATAAGAGAGACATTTAAGGATTTTCCACAATCAGCACTGCAGTTGATCGAGACACTACTTGCAATTGATCCAGCAGATCGGTTAACAGCGACTTCTGCATTAAGAAGCGAT TTCTTTACAACCGAACCTTTTGCATGCGAACCGTCGAGTCTTCCAAAATATCCTCCAAGCAAAGAAATAGATGCAAAACGAAGAGACGAAGAAGCCAGACG TTTAAGAGCTGGTGGTGGTAGAGCTAATGGTGATGGAGCCAAGAAGACGAGAACACGTGATCGACCTAAGGCAGTTCCAGCTCCAGAGGCAAATGCTGAACTTCAAGTAAACATCGAT AAAAGAAGGTTCATTACTCATGCAAATGCGAAGAGCAAGAGTGAAAAGTTCCCTCCCCCACATCAAGATGGCGCGGTTGGTGTCCCTTTGGATACTTCAAATCATATGGACCCGCTATACGAACCTCCAGACCCATCTTCCTTCAGCACTGTGTTCACATATGAGAAAGGCGCTGTGCCTACTTGGTCTGGACCATTGGTTGATCCTGCTGCAGTGGTGAACCAAAAGCGGAAGCACAAGTCTGGGCGCTCATCGAAACAACCGACCACTGCCCGTGCTCAGTAA
- the LOC136497070 gene encoding nuclear pore complex protein NUP93A-like, with translation MAGVGGSGSGGGGGGDAEMGGWTGLLHSSTKLLEQAAPTPHFPPLQRNLDQLEALSTKLKAKTIRAEAPSQSLSATRLLAREGINAEQLARDLKSFELKTTFEDVFPSEATTVEEYLQQLHEMAIVSSIQEAQKDNLRSFNNYMMQVLEDDWQKEKRDFLQSLSRLSALPKRNTNLSTSGLARPALMPPSTSNLHAPSGLPSAEVMPILNKTIIEKKSSVYAGVVRDLNDARGRSLPFNPATAFRAAYESLSVDAAGTKSVTMQKVWHLIQALVGEGSTHRIGSRKMSLVVGARRHLEWGHEKYILETINSHPAHAALGGSVGNLQKIRAFLRVRLRDQGVLDFDATDLRRQPPVDTTWQQIYFCLRTGYYDEARQVAQSSRAAYNFAPLLADWISSNGAVSPETALAASEECDKMLRMGDRPGRPGYDRKKLLLYAIICGCRRQIERLLKDLPTLFNTIEDFLWFKLSALREYTNASSSNLMNEGLVPYTLDDLQSYLNKFEPSYYTKSGKDPLVYPYILFLSIQLLPAILYLSKEVGEDGYHVDAVHISIALADHSVLPDGIGSGQKIGVMDACAEAASIIRQYGSIYLRNGNIDLALEYYAQAAAAMGGGEVSWMGEGQADKQRQRSLMLKQLLTEILLRDGGIQLLLGPNGMGEEGELKKYMMDWRSRQQFLLEAAHRCQEAGLYDKAVEIHKRVGAFAMALQTINKCLSDAVCAMAWSMLDGESRAAALINSGNEILETARYSSEASIQEKDLISEQQTVLRQLEAILHIYRLARAGQTVDALRETIRLPFLHLDTQAPNVTVDIFRNLSPHVQACVPDLLKVALNCIDNVRDTDGTLRAVKSKIANLVASNVSRNWPQDLYQKVAQWI, from the exons ATGGCCGGCGtcggtggcagcggcagcggcggtggaggTGGGGGCGACGCGGAGATGGGCGGTTGGACGGGGCTTCTCCACTCCTCCACGAAGCTCCTCGAGCAGGCGGCGCCCACCCCGCACTTCCCTCCCCTTCAG AGGAACCTGGACCAGCTCGAGGCGCTCTCCACCAAGCTCAAGGCCAAGACCATCCGCGCTGAGGCTCCGTCCCAGTCGCTCTCCGCCACCAG ATTGCTAGCACGCGAGGGGATCAATGCCGAGCAGCTCGCCAGGGACCTCAAATCATTCGAACTCAAG ACAACCTTTGAGGATGTTTTTCCATCTGAAGCAACTACTGTTGAGGAGTACTTGCAGCAG CTTCATGAAATGGCCATAGTTTCATCCATCCAAGAAGCTCAAAAGGACAACTTAAGGAGTTTTAACAACTATATGATGCAAGTTCTTGAG GATGACTGGCAGAAAGAGAAGAGAGACTTCTTGCAGAGTCTAAGCCGGCTTTCTGCATTACCCAAGAGAAACACTAATCTCTCGACCAGTGGGCTGGCTCGCCCTGCTTTAATGCCACCATCAACTTCCAATCTTCATGCTCCATCAGGCCTGCCTTCTGCAGAAGTCATGCCTATACTGAACAAGACTATTATCGAAAAAAAATCTTCAGTTTATGCTGGGGTTGTGAGGGACCTCAATGATGCTAGAGGACGCAGTCTACCTTTTAAT CCTGCTACGGCTTTTAGGGCTGCTTATGAGTCCTTGTCTGTTGATGCTGCTGGCACAAAGTCAGTGACTATGCAGAAAGTGTGGCATCTAATTCAG GCATTAGTTGGGGAAGGGTCAACTCATCGAATTGGTTCAAGAAAAATGTCACTAGTGGTAGGTGCAAGGCGCCATCTTGAATGGGGTCATGAGAAGTACATACTTGAGACCATCAATAGCCATCCAGCTCAT GCTGCTCTTGGTGGATCTGTTGGCAATCTTCAGAAGATCCGAGCATTTCTTCGG GTAAGGCTGCGGGATCAAGGTGTGCTAGACTTTGACGCAACCGATCTACGCAGACAGCCTCCAGTGGATACAACCTGGCAGCAG ATTTATTTCTGCTTGAGAACCGGATACTATGATGAAGCAAGACAAGTTGCCCAATCATCTCGTGCTGCATATAACTTCGCTCCCCTG CTTGCAGATTGGATTTCTAGTAATGGTGCTGTATCACCCGAGACTGCTCTGGCAGCTTCTGAGGAATGTGATAAAATGCTCAGAATGGGTGATCGGCCAGGGCGTCCTGGTTATGACAGGAAGAAGTTGCTGCTTTATGCCATAATTTGTGGTTGTCGGCGGCAAATTGAAAGGCTGCTAAAAGACCTGCCAACACTTTTTAACACTATAGAGGATTTCTTGTGGTTTAAGTTGTCAGCTCTGCGGGAATACACCAATGCATCTTCTTCTAATCTTATGAATGAAGGCTTGGTGCCTTATACGCTGGATGACTTGCAAAGTTACTTGAATAAATTTGAGCCATCATATTATACAAAGAGTGGGAAAGATCCCCTAGTCTATCCCTACATTCTGTTCTTAAGCATCCAATTACTCCCAGCAATTCTTTATTTGTCTAAAGAAGTTGGAGAGGATGGATACCATGTTGACGCTGTGCATATTTCAATCGCTTTAGCTGACCATAGTGTTCTCCCTGACGGTATTGGATCAGGCCAGAAAATCGGCGTCATGGATGCCTGTGCAGAGGCTGCAAGCATAATACGGCAGTATGGCTCTATATACTTGCGTAATGGTAATATTGATTTAGCCTTGGAATATTATGCACAAGCTGCTGCTGCCATGGGTGGAGGTGAGGTATCGTGGATGGGTGAAGGGCAAGCTGATAAGCAGCGACAACGAAGTTTGATGTTGAAGCAACTACTGACAGAGATATTGCTAAGGGATGGTGGTATTCAACTTTTGCTTGGTCCAAATGGAATGGGAGAAGAAGGAGAACTGAAAAAGTATATGATGGATTGGAGAAGTAGGCAGCAATTCTTACTTGAAGCTGCCCATCGGTGTCAAGAGGCTGGGCTCTATGACAAA GCTGTGGAAATTCACAAAAGAGTAGGAGCCTTTGCCATGGCTCTTCAGACAATAAACAAGTGCCTGTCTGATGCAGTCTGTGCCATGGCATGGAGTATGCTAGATGGCGAGAGTCGTGCTGCTGCCCTAATTAATTCTGGCAATGAAATTTTGGAGACAGCTAGATATTCTTCTGAAGCCAG CATTCAAGAGAAGGATCTCATTTCTGAACAACAAACTGTGCTGAGACAGCTTGAAGCTATTCTCCATATTTATAGGCTAGCTCGAGCTGGACAGACTGTAGATGCTTTGAGGGAAACCATCAGGCTACCCTTCCTTCATCTGGACACTCAGGCTCCAAATGTGACTGTTGACATTTTCAGGAACTTGTCACCCCATGTTCAAGCTTGCGTGCCAGATCTCCTGAAGGTTGCTCTAAATTGCATTGACAATGTTAGAGATACTGATGGGACCTTGCGCGCTGTCAAATCAAAG ATTGCAAACCTTGTAGCAAGCAACGTGAGCCGGAATTGGCCACAGGATTTGTATCAGAAGGTGGCACAGTGGATATGA